In Alteracholeplasma palmae J233, a single genomic region encodes these proteins:
- the pth gene encoding aminoacyl-tRNA hydrolase — protein MKLIVGLGNPGDKYENTRHNMGFIAIDFLLTKHKLKTTVEQKFNAEITTLNLGNEKAIIAKPLTYMNLSGEAVRKIMDYYKIEPDDLIVIVDDINLPTGKLRLREMGSHGGQNGLKNIILNLKTEKFKRIRIGIDQDTRMPLDKYVLGKLTKDEENLIYNKLPNVIDAIEAFIKEEPYKDIMTKYNTQA, from the coding sequence ATGAAATTAATCGTAGGTTTAGGAAACCCTGGTGATAAGTATGAAAATACAAGACACAACATGGGTTTTATCGCAATTGATTTTTTACTTACAAAACATAAACTTAAAACAACAGTAGAACAAAAATTCAATGCTGAAATAACTACCCTAAATCTAGGAAATGAAAAAGCCATTATCGCAAAGCCTTTAACTTATATGAATTTATCAGGCGAAGCAGTTAGAAAAATTATGGACTATTATAAAATAGAACCTGATGATTTAATTGTTATTGTAGATGATATTAATCTACCCACTGGTAAATTAAGATTAAGAGAAATGGGCAGTCATGGTGGACAAAACGGACTAAAGAACATTATTTTAAATCTTAAAACAGAAAAGTTTAAACGCATTAGAATTGGAATTGACCAAGATACTCGAATGCCCTTAGATAAATATGTTTTGGGAAAACTTACAAAAGATGAAGAAAATCTCATTTATAATAAACTACCAAATGTTATAGATGCAATTGAAGCCTTTATCAAAGAAGAACCATATAAAGATATTATGACAAAATACAACACCCAAGCATAA
- the mfd gene encoding transcription-repair coupling factor has protein sequence MDQMIKDQLKIRQILNKKEGQFKKLNDPFLQYTINYDFLENKENILVVAPNLYEAQKYYDQLTTNLSDDSVLFYPVDQTLTSIMALGSPEFKNERLYTLRQILNSDKKHIVVTTHQGLGQLQLSPVDYEKSVYTLYKNKDYDIEKITKTLVYNGYTRNYTVERPGEFSIRGNIIDIFTPDNPHPFRLDFFGDELESIKLFDVETQKSFEFKEKISIAPLHELFFTDEQKNSALIKIKEYFYNKELSEEETQKLSNDLLQLEERQKLDKLSLYTYFFTDQFYTILDFFKEPKIYMIDKNKMLINEKTTYEDLLTYNETLKGDHFTQIPYRKNISEFTNLKTLDFYITDNTHSESIIDLNIIDFESLHANFKLLKETLKQYHNYTIILGLTKPNYKELVEEFLDTENISYNKDHIKNLELNVITKELLGSFINPDEKLLVISETEIFNSKFKTRIQYRSVINQAVKIRSVDELNEGDYVVHYDYGIGQYKGLKTMDLSGNKRDYLYLVYANDESLYVPVDKIDLVLKYKSYENGSPKLSKLGGKQWSKTKANVKKRIKDLSDRLLVLYAKRNAAIGFSFSNDNEMMQNFENDFAYQTTKDQQEAIDQVKNDMHNQRPMDRLIAGDVGFGKTEVALRAAFKAVLDAKQVAYLVPTTVLARQHFHTFKDRFEKYGANVALLSRFVSPKQQKETIDKIKAGLVDVVIGTHRLLSEDIKFKDLGLFIIDEEQRFGVEHKEKIKEMKINVDTLTLSATPIPRTVQMAMYGLKDLSMIETPPLNRYPVQTYVVERQDALIKEAIQRELARGGQIFYLYNKTSDIENIVLKLKKLVPEARITYAHGKMNKEKLEDVLTEFIDHQFDILVATTIIETGVDIPNTNTLIIHDADNLGLSQLYQVRGRVGRSDRIAYAYLMYDARKNINDEAKKRLSVIEDFTDLGSGFKIALRDLSIRGAGDILGEEQSGFIDSVGMDLYMKLLDEVMQDKPEEQEPKIEVVDEVYSDRHIEKEYIESDAVRIEIHKRISQLNSIENVSELKVELEDRFGKLSPELVLYMYEKLFKKLSSKLGVEKVIPGTNEVLLVISIEKSKEINGEKLFEIANNSKIPIKLGYLKGRVQITVVTKNEESHWLYIICKIIENYYK, from the coding sequence ATGGACCAAATGATTAAAGACCAACTTAAAATTAGACAAATACTTAATAAAAAAGAAGGGCAATTTAAAAAATTAAATGACCCTTTTTTACAATATACAATCAACTATGATTTCTTAGAAAATAAAGAAAATATTTTAGTTGTAGCTCCTAATTTATATGAAGCACAAAAGTATTATGATCAACTAACAACTAACCTTTCAGATGACTCAGTTCTATTTTATCCAGTAGATCAAACACTTACTTCTATTATGGCATTAGGAAGCCCAGAATTTAAAAATGAGCGACTCTATACATTAAGACAAATTTTAAATAGTGATAAAAAGCATATTGTAGTGACAACCCATCAAGGATTAGGACAACTTCAACTAAGTCCTGTAGACTATGAAAAGTCTGTTTATACCCTTTATAAGAATAAAGACTATGATATAGAAAAGATTACAAAGACTTTAGTTTATAACGGGTACACTAGAAACTATACAGTAGAAAGACCTGGGGAGTTTAGTATTAGAGGTAATATTATAGATATCTTTACACCTGATAACCCACATCCTTTTAGATTAGACTTTTTTGGTGATGAATTAGAATCTATTAAACTTTTTGATGTAGAAACACAAAAATCATTTGAGTTTAAAGAAAAAATATCGATTGCTCCTTTACATGAACTCTTTTTCACTGATGAACAAAAAAATAGCGCTTTGATAAAAATTAAAGAGTATTTTTATAATAAAGAATTATCAGAAGAAGAAACACAAAAATTATCTAATGACCTATTACAATTAGAAGAAAGACAAAAGTTAGATAAACTGAGTCTTTATACTTATTTTTTCACTGATCAATTTTATACAATTTTAGATTTCTTTAAAGAACCTAAAATTTATATGATTGATAAAAATAAAATGTTAATCAATGAAAAAACAACTTACGAAGACTTATTAACATATAATGAAACTTTAAAAGGGGATCATTTTACACAAATCCCTTATAGAAAAAATATTAGTGAATTTACTAACTTAAAAACTTTAGACTTCTATATTACAGATAATACACACTCAGAATCTATAATAGATTTAAATATTATTGATTTTGAAAGTCTACACGCTAATTTTAAATTATTAAAAGAAACACTCAAACAATATCACAACTATACAATTATTTTGGGTTTAACTAAACCTAACTACAAAGAATTAGTAGAAGAATTTTTAGATACAGAAAATATCTCTTATAATAAAGATCACATTAAAAATTTAGAATTAAATGTTATCACAAAAGAACTACTAGGTTCTTTTATTAACCCAGATGAAAAACTACTTGTTATTAGTGAAACTGAAATATTTAACTCTAAATTTAAAACAAGAATCCAATATAGAAGTGTGATTAACCAAGCGGTTAAAATTAGAAGTGTCGATGAACTTAATGAAGGCGACTATGTTGTTCATTATGATTATGGTATAGGACAATATAAAGGTTTAAAGACAATGGATTTAAGCGGTAATAAAAGAGATTACTTATATTTAGTTTATGCTAATGATGAGTCTTTATATGTCCCAGTAGATAAAATAGATTTAGTCTTAAAATATAAAAGTTATGAAAATGGAAGTCCTAAACTTTCTAAATTGGGCGGTAAACAATGGAGTAAAACAAAAGCTAATGTTAAAAAGAGAATCAAAGACCTTAGTGATAGATTACTTGTTTTATATGCTAAAAGAAATGCGGCTATCGGATTTAGTTTTTCAAATGATAATGAAATGATGCAAAACTTTGAAAATGACTTTGCATATCAAACAACTAAGGATCAACAAGAAGCAATCGACCAAGTAAAAAACGATATGCATAACCAAAGACCAATGGATAGATTAATTGCTGGTGATGTTGGATTTGGAAAAACAGAAGTTGCCTTAAGAGCAGCCTTTAAAGCTGTTTTAGATGCTAAACAAGTAGCTTATTTAGTCCCTACAACTGTTTTAGCAAGACAACACTTTCATACCTTTAAAGACAGATTTGAAAAGTATGGAGCTAATGTTGCCTTATTAAGTCGTTTTGTTTCCCCTAAACAACAAAAAGAAACGATTGATAAAATCAAAGCTGGATTAGTCGATGTAGTAATAGGGACACATAGACTCTTATCAGAAGATATTAAATTTAAAGATTTAGGATTATTTATTATAGATGAAGAACAAAGATTTGGGGTAGAACATAAAGAAAAAATTAAAGAAATGAAGATTAATGTAGATACTCTAACACTAAGCGCAACCCCTATTCCAAGAACAGTTCAAATGGCTATGTATGGCTTAAAAGATCTATCTATGATTGAAACTCCACCTTTAAATAGATACCCAGTTCAAACTTATGTTGTTGAAAGACAAGATGCTTTAATTAAAGAAGCTATCCAAAGAGAATTAGCCCGTGGTGGACAAATATTTTATTTATATAATAAAACATCTGATATTGAAAACATTGTTTTAAAATTAAAAAAGCTTGTCCCAGAAGCGAGAATTACATATGCTCATGGTAAAATGAATAAAGAAAAACTAGAAGATGTTCTAACAGAATTCATTGATCACCAGTTTGATATATTGGTTGCTACTACGATTATTGAAACAGGTGTTGATATTCCTAATACTAATACCCTTATTATTCATGATGCTGATAACTTAGGATTATCACAACTTTATCAAGTAAGAGGTAGGGTTGGTAGAAGTGATAGAATTGCTTATGCCTATTTAATGTATGATGCTAGAAAGAATATTAACGATGAAGCTAAAAAAAGATTATCTGTGATAGAAGATTTCACAGACCTAGGTAGTGGATTTAAGATTGCCTTAAGAGATTTATCTATAAGAGGTGCAGGGGATATCTTAGGTGAAGAACAATCAGGATTTATTGATTCAGTTGGGATGGATCTTTACATGAAACTATTAGATGAAGTCATGCAAGATAAACCAGAGGAACAAGAACCTAAAATAGAAGTTGTTGATGAAGTATATTCTGACAGACATATTGAAAAAGAATATATAGAAAGTGATGCAGTTAGAATTGAAATACATAAAAGAATTAGTCAATTAAACAGTATAGAAAATGTATCAGAATTAAAAGTTGAATTAGAAGATAGATTTGGTAAATTATCACCAGAACTTGTATTATATATGTATGAA